The DNA sequence CCTGCAGGCGCTGGACACGGCCGCCAAAAAGGCAGGCTCGGGGGCGACGTCGATTCTCGAGCGCCAGCGCGAAATGGTTCAGGAGGCGCTCGATGAAATCTCCGCCATGGCCGAAAATCTCAAGGGCGGCAGCGATCCGCAATCGATGATGAAGGCGCAGGCGGATTTCGCCAAGCGCTCGTTTGAAACCGCGATCAAGAACACCAGCGAGATTGCCGGCATGGCGCAGAAATCCAGCGCCGACGCCTTCAAGATGATGCAGGACAACATGCAGGAAACGCTGGAAGAAGTGCGCAAGGCGATGACCCAGCACACCAGAAAATAGGCATTTGCCGCACCAGGCCTGTTTGGGACTGGAAGCGTCCCGTTCTGCCGCAGGGCAGGACGGGATTTTTGCAGCTGATGCGCCCTTGCGACAGGGTGCGGGCGAGGGTTAGATGCGCCTGGAAACTGCTGACTGACTGATAAAGGACTAATCATGCGCATTGTTACCGGAGACGATATCCGTTCGGTCTGTTCCTGGCCATTTGCCGTGGAGGCGCTGCGCGCCGGCCACCTGATGCCGCCGGCGGACTTGCGCGATTCGCTGGTGGAAAATGCCGGCCGCAAGATGCTGGTGCGCACCGCCTGGATTCCGGGCCTTGCCTCGGGCGTCAAGGCGGTGACGATCTATCCCGACAATCCCTCGGCCGAGCCGGCGCGGCCATCGGTGCAGGGCCAGGTGCTGCTGTTTGACGAGGCGCGCGGCGATGTCGTTGCCGTGCTCGAAGGCGTTGACCTCACCGCCTGGAAGACGGCGGGGGATTCAGCGCTTGGCTCGTCGTGCCTGTCGCGGCTTGATGTGCGCACCATGCTGATGGTCGGCGCCGGCTCGATGGCGCGGCCGTTGATTGACGCGCACCGTACCGTGCGGCCAACGCTCGACCGGGTGCTGGTCTGGAACCGCAGCCAGGGCCGGGCCGAGGATCTGGTGCAATCGCTCGCCGACGACGGAATTTCCGCCGAAGTGGTAAGCGATCTGGATGCGGCAGTGGCGCGCGCCGACCTGATCTGCTCGGCCACCATGTCGACCGAGCCGCTGATCCGTGGCGCGGCGCTCAAGCCCGGCACCCATGTCGATCTGGTCGGCGCCTATACGCCGTCGATGCGCGAGGCCGACGATGCGGTGCTGACCCGCGGCCGGCTGTTTGTCGACAGCTTTGCCACCACCGTCGGCCATATCGGCGAAGTGATGATCCCGATGGCCTCCGGCGTGATAACCAAAGCCGATATCCAGGGCGATCTGCATGATCTGGTTCAGGCCAGGGCCGGACGCGGCGCGACCGACGAGATCACCATCTTCAAGAACGGCGGCGGCGCCCATCTCGACGTGATGATCGCCCACGCGGTGTATCTGGCGCTTGAGGGGCGGTGAGGGGAGGGTGGATCGACTGTTTGTGGTGTGAGGCTGGATTGGGAGGGGATCGGAATTCGGTTCGCCAGCTAAATGACAGGGCCAGCTAGCAAAACCCGGATTAACGCATACAGCCCGACGGTCCGGTGTGGATGTTATAGAGGAGGCTTGTGGGAAATTGTCTCGGTGCTTAATCTCTCCAGATATCAATTCTAGGAATCCCAATGCACATTAGCCGTTTGAAACTCAAGAATTGGCGGAACTTTAAGTCTGGCGAGATTCAGAACCTTCCTGAATCTGTCTACATTTTGGGACCTAATGCTGCGGGCAAGTCAAATCTCTTGGATGCTATACGCTTCTTGAGGGACGTGTCGAAGCATCGTGGCGGCGGACTTCAGGATGCAATCGAGCGTCGCGGTGGGGTCGGAAAAATCCGATGTTTACATGCACGAAACGACACTGAAATACTAATTGAAGCTGACGTAGTAGACGATAATGATACTCTAATTTGGAGATACGAACTTGGCTTCAACATTCCACCGAAAGGCAAGCGTGATCCGCAGGTCACGAAGGAACGAGTGACATTATTTAAGCCGGATGGAAAGTCTACCGTTCTGATAGAGAGACCAGGACAGCCCGAGATAAGTGATGAACTTCTCCTTCGCTAAACGCATATCGAGCAGATCAGTGCAAATGCGAAATTTCGCGAACTGGCAGATTTCTTTTCTGGTTCTACCTACGTCCATCTCGTTCCTCAGTTACTGAAATTCGGTGACCAAATTGGCGGGCGGGTCATAGATGATGACCCATTTGGTCAAGAATTCATGTTGAGAATCGCGCGGACTACACCGCGTACGAGAGAGGCTCGCCTGAAGCGCATAGAAACAGCGTGTAATTACCCACCCCCTTGCCATGCACCACAATGTCTGAATCCATGATGATATGGATCGGACTGATTTGCAGCAGCTGAGCAAGGACGAATTGATCGAGATGGTGCTTCGGCTCCAACGGCCTGCCAAGGATTCTCGGACGTCTTCCAAGCCGCCCTCTACGGACAAGAAAGAGAAACGCGTCAACTCACGACCGGGTGGAGCCAAGCCCGGGCATGAACCCCACAATAGGGTGCTGGCGGATTTTGCCGACATGTTTCGCGATCATGAACCGACCGCCTGCAAGAGATGCGGCCATGCGTTTTCCGGTGATGATACGATGGTGCTGGCCGGGGCCTATGACGAGATCGATATTCCTGCGATCCGTCCTCATGTCACCCGGCATCGGCGTTTTTCCTGTCATTGCCCGCAATGCGGCACGACGACAAAAGCCACCGCACCTGCCGTGGCAACCGCAACGCCGTTCGGGCCAGGCATTCACGCGCTGGCGATCTACCTCAAGAGTTTCCATGCATTGTCTTACGAACGCCTGAGCGATGTGTTCATGGATATCTTCGGCCTCCATGCGAGCGAGGGCGCGATCATGAACATGTTTGCCCGCTCCCGTCCGAGCTTCCAGGCCACAGCACAGGCCGCCAAGGCCAGCCTTCGAGCCGCCCGCGTTGTCGCCAGCGACGAAACCGGTGTGCGTATTGAGGGCACAAATGCCCAACACTGGGTTTTTCATTGCAAGGATGCCGTTGTCCACCAGCCCGATTACTCCCGTGCAGCACGGGTCGTTCACGAGACCATGGGCGGCCATGTCCCCGAGGTATGGATATCTGATCGGTATTCAGCCCAGCAATCTCACGGCCATCGACATCAAACCTGCCTTGCACATTTGGCGCGTGATACAGCCTTTGCGCTGGAACATGGCGAGGATGATCTCCCTCTTCGCTTCCAGCTTTGGTTTGGCCGTGTGTTTGATTTCGCCAGAGCCATAAGCACATTCGCTGCGTCTACCGTCGCAAGCAAGAAGCGCAAATTCGATAAACAGCTTGCCGGGCTTCTATGCGCCCCGACTTCATGCGACCTGGCCCAGAAGCTCCAGGCCAAGGTCGGGCGGGCCCGCGATCAGCTGCTGACGTTTTGCGACTATCCCGGAGAAGTCGATGTCACCAACAACACATCTGAGCGAAAGCTCCGTCCATGGGTCATTCAGCGAAAGGTGACAAACGGATATCGCGCCATGTGGGCCGCCCAAGCCGAAGCGAACATACGCACGACAGTCGATACCGCACGCCTCAAAGGCGCAAACCCCTTCCAGGTCATCGCATCCGTCCTGGCATAGGCCGGTAGAAGAACCGGAAATCACGAATTCAGGGGTGGGTAATTACTGAACATGTTTGCCCGCTCCCGTCCGAGCTTCCAGGCCACAGCACAGGCCGCCAAGGCCAGCCTTCGAGCCGCCCGCGTTGTCGCCAGCGACGAAACCGGTGTGCGCATCGAGGGCACGAATGCTCAGCACTGGGTTTTTCATTGCAAGGATGCCGTTGTCCACCAGCCCGATTACTCCCGTGCAGCACGGGTCGTTCACGAGACCATGGGCGGCCATGTCCCCGAGGTATGGATATCTGATCGGTATTCAGCCCAGCAATCTCACGGCCACCGACATCAAACCTGCCTTGCACATTTGGCGCGTGATACAGCCTTTGCGCTGGAACATGGCGAGGATGATCTCCCTCTTCGCTTCCAGCTTTGGTTTGGCCGTGTGTTTGATTTCGCCAGAGCCATAAGCACATTCGCTGCGTCTACCGTCGCAAGCAAGAAGCGCAAATTCGATAAACAGCTTGCGGGGCTTCTATGCGCCCCGACTTCATGCGACCTGGCCCAAAAGCTCCAGGCCAAGATCGGGCGGGCCCGCGATCAGCTGCTGACGTTTTGCGACTATCCCGGAGAAGTCGATGTCACCAACAACACATCTGAGCGAAAGCTCCGTCCATGGGTCATTCAGAGAAAGGTGACAAACGGATATCGCGCCATGTGGGCCACCCAAGCCGAGGCGGATGTACGCACAACCGTCGATACCGCCCGCCTTAAAGGCGCAAATCCCTTCCAGGTTATCGCATCCGTCTTGGCGTAGGCCGACATCAAGGCCCGAAATCATAAATTCAGGGGTGGGTAATTACCGTTATGGCACTAAATTCGGAGCAAGCAAAAACACTATCGCGGCCGCGCGGCAGAACAGAGTTCACTGTTTTGTCGCAAGACCCTGCCTTGTGGAACAGTCTGCCCCGGTCGAGGCGTCAAAAGCCAGCGACCCTGAACAGATGACGCCAGATGCTGATCCGGAAGCGAAAGCCTGCTACCCGCCGTCACGCGCTGCCGCAGTCTACGGCGTCATGCTCTCCACTTGCTTTGTCGTCACGCGTGCCCCTCTGGGGCGTCGCGCACGTCCCTCTCCGTCGTCATCCTCGGCCTCCGAGCCGAGGATCCATGCCGTGCCCCATCCACGAGCAAACCACTGGGAAACATCACGGAATGGATCCTCGGGTCGGGGCCCGAGGATGAAGAAACGAGAGATCGGTGTTTGATGACGACGCGCAGCAAAGGGCGGCATGTGATGTACCTGCCGCTGCAAGACCATCGAATGCACCGCCATAATGGATGAGAATTATTCGCTCGAACACCGGGAAATCAAAGCTGGGTTTACGCTGAGTTGTCAGGCCCGACCGAATACCGAGAAGCTGGCGCTGGATTTGGATGCGCAAGAGGGGGTGAGCATAGGCGGAAGAAAACTATCGGCTGGTCCTTATCGTGGCATTTTCGGCCCGTAACTGTTGTTTACTAACGGACAAACCGCTGCAGCGCGGCTTACGTTTCGCATAGCGGTCATTACGAGCTCGAGAACGGCAAAATGCCGAAGCGGTCTTTTACACATTCAATAAAGATAGCTTAGCAATGGCACGGCGAAGGCTAAAACTATTTATTGCCGCTTCTTGAGGATTCCAATCATTGCAGACAAACTGAGACAATCTAAAATTGTAACTGAGGCCGGTTGGCGCAGTACTTTTTGGAGCAGGTGTCAGGTCACGCCGAATGTCGGCGCTCGAAGACCCCGTCGCCAATCGGACAAGATACTCCTTCGAGTCAACGATAGTCGACTCAATGTTACCCGCCAGCCTGCCGGGGCTGACTTCTAAAAACGCGGCGATGCCAATTGTATCGGCCAACAACCAAGATTCAATTTCTGTCTGGGCTATACAAAACAACATATTTCCCGGCAAAGGCTCAGGAATATTCGCGGACTGGAGCCATCTACTTCTAAGCGAAGGTGCGCACGCTCCGCGATCCAAATCCGTTATAATAAGAACGGGCGATCTTTGCGCGAGATTATGAAATTACTGCAAATTGTTCCTTATATAACCAAATCCGCCATAGGTTTTCCCAAGTTCTTGCATTCCCGTACCGATTGGACAGCACTCACGGATCAACCTTTCAGCTACCGCTCGACTCAATTCGTCCTCTATACAATAAAATACGTTCATAGTAAGAAATCTAGTTGACCAGTCTTTCTGGCGTTCGGCAAAACCGCTTCCGCAGCAGAAAGACCTGCCCCCAAGCGCCAATTTCTCATCCACGGAAACTCCACGAATGATTGAACCATCATCCGAAGGTGTTATTATTACTATTCCACGAGGATCTATACCTGAATTTGACAGGAGCGCCTGACTATGCGTTGTAATAATGGTAATTACCCACCCCTGAATTTATGATTTCGGGCCTTGATGTCGGCCTACGCCAAGACGGATGCGATAACCTGGAAGGGATTTGCGCCTTTAAGGCGGGCGGTATCGACGGTTGTGCGTACATCCGCCTCGGCTTGGGCGGCCCACATGGCGCGATATCCGTTTGTCACCTTTCTCTGAATGACCCATGGACGGAGCTTTCGCTCAGATGTGTTGTTGGTGACATCGACTTCTCCGGGATAGTCGCAAAACGTCAGCAGCTGATCGCGGGCCCGCCCGATCTTGGCCTGGAGCTTTTGGGCCAGGTCGCATGAAGTCGGGGCGCATAGAAGCCCGGCAAGCTGTTTATCGAATTTGCGCTTCTTGCTTGCGACGGTAGACGCAGCGAATGTGCTTATGGCTCTGGCGAAATCAAACACACGGCCAAACCAAAGCTGGAAGCGAAGAGGGAGATCATCCTCGCCATGTTCCAGCGCAAAGGCTGTATCACGCGCCAAATGTGCAAGGCAGGTTTGATGTCGATGGCCGTGAGATTGCTGGGCTGAATACCGATCAGATATCCATACCTCGGGGACATGGCCGCCCATGGTCTCGTGAACGACCCGTGCTGCACGGGAGTAATCGGGCTGGTGGACAACGGCATCCTTGCAATGAAAAACCCAGTGTTGGGCATTTGTGCCCTCAATACGCACACCGGTTTCGTCGCTGGCGACAACGCGGGCGGCTCGAAGGCTGGCCTTGGCGGCCTGTGCTGTGGCCTGGAAGCTCGGACGGGAGCGGGCAAACATGTTCATGATCGCGCCCTCGCTCGCATGGAGGCCGAAGATATCCATGAACACACCGCTCAGGCGTTCGTAAGACAATGCATGGAAACTCTTGAGGTAGATCGCCAGCGCGTGAATGCCTGGCCCGAACGGCGTTGCGGTTGCCACGGCAGGTGCGGTGGCTTTTGTCGTCGTGCCGCATTGCGAGCAATGACAGGAAAAACGCCGATGCCGGGTGACATGAGGACGGATCGCAGGAATATCGATCTCGTCATAGGCCCCGGCCAGCACCATCGTATCATCACCGGAAAACGCATGGCCGCATCTCTTGCAGGCGGTCGGTTCATGATCGCGAAACATGTCGGCAAAATCCGCCAGCACCCTATTGTGGGGTTCATGCCCGGGCTTGGCTCCACCCGGTCGTGAGTTGACGCGTTTCTCTTTCTTGTCCGTAGAGGGCGGCTTGGAAGACGTCCGAGAATCCTTGGCAGGCCGTTGGAGCCGAAGCACCATCTCGATCAATTCGTCCTTGCTCAGCTGCTGCAAATCAGTCCGATCCATATCATCATGGATTCAGACATTGTGGTGCATGGCAAGGGGGTGGGTAATTACCAATAATGTATTGCCTGCCGCTTCGTGATTTTGATTTGACTGATGCCATTATTCTAGGAAGTTGCGCCACAATCTCTTCGTTCAGCGACAGTTCAGGCTCCTCCAGAAGCAAAGGCGAGGTACCGCGCTCCTGCAAAAGCCAAAGGATCGACATTATTCTCAACGTTCCATCGGAAAATTGATCTTCTCGCTGTCTGGCTCCTCGCGGGCGGTGGTGCTTAAACTTGATCTCCAAATGCGGATGGCCAGTAATGTCATCGTTCAGAAACTTCAGGTCTTCCAGATGCGGGACAATTGTCCTTAACGCTGTTGTAATTACCCACCCCTGAATTTATGATTTCGGGCCTTGATGTCGGCCTACGCCAAGACGGATGCGATAACCTGGAAGGGATTTGCGCCTTTAAGGCGGGCGGTATCGACGGTTGTGCGTACATCCGCCTCGGCTTGGGTGGCCCACATGGCGCGATATCCGTTTGTCACCTTTCTCTGAATGACCCATGGACGGAGCTTTCGCTCAGATGTGTTGTTGGTGACATCGACTTCTCCGGGATAGTCGCAAAACGTCAGCAGCTGATCGCGGGCCCGCCCGATCTTGGCCTGGAGCTTTTGGGCCAGGTCGCATGAAGTCGGGGCGCATAGAAGCCCCGCAAGCTGTTTATCGAATTTGCGCTTCTTGCTTGCGACGGTAGACGCAGCG is a window from the Hoeflea sp. IMCC20628 genome containing:
- the phaP gene encoding TIGR01841 family phasin (Members of this family are phasins (small proteins associated with inclusions such as PHA granules). Note that several different families of phasins have been named PhaP despite very little sequence similarity to each other.) translates to MAEKKNSTEDMVSMFMNFGKDMKLPSPDLEALVERHKKNLQALDTAAKKAGSGATSILERQREMVQEALDEISAMAENLKGGSDPQSMMKAQADFAKRSFETAIKNTSEIAGMAQKSSADAFKMMQDNMQETLEEVRKAMTQHTRK
- a CDS encoding ornithine cyclodeaminase; this translates as MRIVTGDDIRSVCSWPFAVEALRAGHLMPPADLRDSLVENAGRKMLVRTAWIPGLASGVKAVTIYPDNPSAEPARPSVQGQVLLFDEARGDVVAVLEGVDLTAWKTAGDSALGSSCLSRLDVRTMLMVGAGSMARPLIDAHRTVRPTLDRVLVWNRSQGRAEDLVQSLADDGISAEVVSDLDAAVARADLICSATMSTEPLIRGAALKPGTHVDLVGAYTPSMREADDAVLTRGRLFVDSFATTVGHIGEVMIPMASGVITKADIQGDLHDLVQARAGRGATDEITIFKNGGGAHLDVMIAHAVYLALEGR
- a CDS encoding AAA family ATPase yields the protein MHISRLKLKNWRNFKSGEIQNLPESVYILGPNAAGKSNLLDAIRFLRDVSKHRGGGLQDAIERRGGVGKIRCLHARNDTEILIEADVVDDNDTLIWRYELGFNIPPKGKRDPQVTKERVTLFKPDGKSTVLIERPGQPEISDELLLR
- a CDS encoding IS66 family transposase; amino-acid sequence: MDRTDLQQLSKDELIEMVLRLQRPAKDSRTSSKPPSTDKKEKRVNSRPGGAKPGHEPHNRVLADFADMFRDHEPTACKRCGHAFSGDDTMVLAGAYDEIDIPAIRPHVTRHRRFSCHCPQCGTTTKATAPAVATATPFGPGIHALAIYLKSFHALSYERLSDVFMDIFGLHASEGAIMNMFARSRPSFQATAQAAKASLRAARVVASDETGVRIEGTNAQHWVFHCKDAVVHQPDYSRAARVVHETMGGHVPEVWISDRYSAQQSHGHRHQTCLAHLARDTAFALEHGEDDLPLRFQLWFGRVFDFARAISTFAASTVASKKRKFDKQLAGLLCAPTSCDLAQKLQAKVGRARDQLLTFCDYPGEVDVTNNTSERKLRPWVIQRKVTNGYRAMWAAQAEANIRTTVDTARLKGANPFQVIASVLA
- a CDS encoding IS66 family transposase, producing MDRTDLQQLSKDELIEMVLRLQRPAKDSRTSSKPPSTDKKEKRVNSRPGGAKPGHEPHNRVLADFADMFRDHEPTACKRCGHAFSGDDTMVLAGAYDEIDIPAIRPHVTRHRRFSCHCSQCGTTTKATAPAVATATPFGPGIHALAIYLKSFHALSYERLSGVFMDIFGLHASEGAIMNMFARSRPSFQATAQAAKASLRAARVVASDETGVRIEGTNAQHWVFHCKDAVVHQPDYSRAARVVHETMGGHVPEVWISDRYSAQQSHGHRHQTCLAHLARDTAFALEHGEDDLPLRFQLWFGRVFDFARAISTFAASTVASKKRKFDKQLAGLLCAPTSCDLAQKLQAKIGRARDQLLTFCDYPGEVDVTNNTSERKLRPWVIQRKVTNGYRAMWAAQAEADVRTTVDTARLKGANPFQVIASVLA